One window of the Strix uralensis isolate ZFMK-TIS-50842 chromosome 3, bStrUra1, whole genome shotgun sequence genome contains the following:
- the MAP1LC3C gene encoding microtubule-associated protein 1 light chain 3 gamma: MQAAAGAQPVRPFKLRKSFATRLEEVAGIRAKFPTKIPVIVERYHKEKYLPLLDKTKFLVPEELTMTQFITIIRSRMALTATQAFYLLVNNKSLASMSLTMAEVYRDYKDEDGFVYMTYASQEMFGCFVPTAQGKTMKCLQKT; this comes from the exons atgcAGGCGGCTGCTGGGGCGCAGCCGGTCAGGCCCTTCAAGCTGAGGAAGAGTTTCG CCACCCGGCTGGAAGAAGTAGCAGGGATCCGGGCGAAGTTCCCAACGAAAATCCCG GTAATTGTTGAGAGATACCATAAAGAGAAATACCTTCCTCTGTTGGACAAAACCAAGTTTCTTGTTCCTGAGGAGCTGACCATGACACAGTTCATAACCATCATCAG AAGCAGGATGGCTCTAACTGCCACACAAGCTTTCTACCTGCTGGTGAACAACAAAAGCCTAGCCAGTATGTCCTTGACAATGGCAGAAGTGTACAGGGACTACAAAGATGAAGATGGCTTTGTGTATATGACATATGCTTCCCAGGAGATGTTTGGATGCTTTGTACCCACTGCTCAAGGGAAAACTATGAAATGCCTTCAAAAAACTTAA